A genomic region of Corticium candelabrum chromosome 22, ooCorCand1.1, whole genome shotgun sequence contains the following coding sequences:
- the LOC134197040 gene encoding phosphatidylinositol 4,5-bisphosphate 3-kinase catalytic subunit gamma isoform-like isoform X4: MDMDLRNIFLTSDPELAWTRRILVSVCEEAVKTRDLMQYAMEPDTLSIAPPSHVCKKCPDNEIEIELYFGKEALDLSKISQKFNITTKADSIVQEAFSYYQEQGLASGLIDEWTLKLCGYEDYVWGDHEILTFRRIQWLLIKDITICITLVRKPDLSANRLPNMTKMDMVDNNSYLGGLHEHLTATQKKPEDVFIMSMWDITHNFRIKVIGINGLEMPSTEGCDHDVIVGNVFVEAALYHGGVPLTTCLSSIEYPFKPNIYFHQWLRSDIQVKNIPKTARLCLVVKAHIQGCSNPVPVYRANLQLLDHRGVLRRGLINLPLWPVTELANLINLKKVTVDSGMQPSGPVTPNPSSKAPILYIQLHSYAHPVVCPHSGNPCGGDSSALRNPTKNQPPKGTPMEQMLMDIVQSDALTMLDDTQRDLVETYRHYLCKKYPDALPKYLLSVKWSDLHNVLEAQKLLEEWKQPISLETCLQLLDYHFADENVRCCAVKRLQQLHNDELQLYLLQLVQVLKFEPYNDNPLVRFLLTRALQSKKIGYRFFWFLASEMSTPEYQCRFGVILEAYLRYCGVGMLEELYKQRQAIKAFNLVALRLKKFLEPKGCNRMVGSEYVRNELFSALKKRDLPSSFLLHYNSSIRVGKLNIRACKHMNSKKKPLWLEFENMDPSAKSSAPIGIIFKHGDDLRQDMLALQTLMLMERLWHEKGLNLYLVPYGCVATGCQAGVIEVVPHAETIARIQLKADEEKTLLERCLRNSTLKEDTITEWLKGSASWRTVSQQQIVDKFVLSCAGYCIATYVLGIGDRHSDNIMLKSDGNLFHIDFGHFLGNKKYFRVAGQKIIKRERVPFVLTPDFVHVMGGKDGIAFRKFRQTCSEAYAHLRSQTHLFINLFHMMIPSGMKELSRAEDIEYLRNALCAGQCDLMAEEHIRSQINRCVQDGWKTTVDWWFHYWSARK; this comes from the exons ATGGACATGGATCTACGTAACATTTTTCTTACGTCTGATCCAGAATTGGCATGGACACGTAGAATATTAGTCAG TGTTTGTGAGGAAGCAGTCAAAACTAGAGATCTAATGCAGTATGCCATGGAGCCCGACACACTCAGTATTGCACCACCATCACATGTCTGCAAGAAA TGTCCAGACaatgaaatagaaattgaaCTTTACTTTGGTAAAGAAGCACTTGATTTGAGCAAGATCTCCCAAAAGTTCAACA TCACTACAAAAGCCGACAGCATCGTACAAGAAGCATTTTCATATTACCAAGAGCAAGGCTTGGCATCAGG ATTAATAGATGAGTGGACTCTCAAACTATGTGGCTATGAAGACTACGTGTGGGGTGATCATGAAATCCTCACATTCAGACGTATTCAATG GTTGCTCATCAAAGACATTACCATTTGTATTACCCTTGTTAGGAAGCCTGATTTGTCTGCTAATCGTCTTCCCAATATGACAAAA ATGGACATGGTTGACAACAACTCATATCTTGGTGGCTTACATGAGCATCTCACAGCAACCCAAAAAAAGCCAGAAGATGTCTTCATCATGTCAATGTGGGACATCACACATAATTTCAG GATTAAAGTGATTGGAATCAATGGACTTGAGATGCCTTCTACTGAAGGCTGTGATCATGACGTGATAGTAGGTAATGTGTTTGTAGAAGCAGCTCTCTACCATGGTGGTGTTCCATTGACAACATGTTTGTCATCAATTGAATATCCATTTAAACCTAATATCTACTTTCATCAGTGGCTTAGATCAGACATCCAAGTAAAGAATATTCCAAAG ACAGCTCGTCTTTGTCTTGTTGTCAAAGCTCATATACAAGGTTGCTCTAACCCTGTTCCCGTCTACCGAGCCAATCTCCAGCTTCTAGATCATAG AGGTGTTTTGAGACGTGGTTTAATAAATCTGCCACTGTGGCCGGTTACTGAGCTAGCAAATTTGATCAATTTGAAAAAAGTTACTGTTGACTCTGGAATGCAACCCAGTGGACCTGTAACACCAAATCCATCTTCAAAAGCACCAATTCTCTATATTCAGCTTCATTCATATGCACATCCTGTGGTATGTCCTCACAGTGGCAACCCATGTGGCGGTGATTCATCTGC TTTACGCAACCCAACTAAAAACCAACCACCCAAAGGTACACCAATGGAACAAATGCTGATGGACATTGTACAATCAGATGCTCTGACAATG TTAGACGACACACAACGTGACTTGGTTGAGACATATCGTCACTACCTTTGTAAGAAATACCCAGAT GCCCTTCCAAAGTATCTACTATCTGTCAAATGGTCTGACCTACACAATGTACTTGAAGCACAAAAATTATTAGAAGAATGGAAGCAGCCCATTTCATTAGAG ACATGTCTGCAGCTTCTTGATTACCACTTTGCAGATGAGAATGTACGATGTTGTGCAGTCAAGCGGCTACAGCAACTTCACAATGATGAACTTCAACTATATTTGCTTCAATTAGTTCAG GTTCTAAAATTTGAACCCTACAACGATAATCCTTTAGTCCGATTTCTGCTGACGAGAGCACTGCAAAGCAAGAAGATTGGCTACCGCTTCTTCTGGTTTCTTGCTTCAGAAATGAGTACACCTGAGTATCAATGTAGATTTGGAGTGATATTAGAAGCTTATCTGAGATACTGTGGAGTTGGGATGCTG GAAGAACTATACAAACAGCGCCAAGCCATCAAGGCATTCAATTTAGTGGCATTACGCCTAAAGAAATTTTTG GAGCCTAAAGGTTGCAACCGCATGGTTGGAAGTGAATATGTACGAAACGAGTTGTTTTCTGCTCTCAAGAAGCGAGATCTACCAAGTTCCTTCCTACTTCACTATAACAGCAG CATTCGTGTCGGGAAGTTGAATATCAGAGCTTGCAAACACATGAATTCAAAAAAG AAGCCTTTGTGGCTCGAGTTTGAAAATATGGATCCATCTGCAAAGTCATCTGCTCCAATTGGCATTATTTTCAAACACGGTGACGATCTCCGGCAAGACATGCTTGCTCTGCAAACGCTGATGTTGATGGAAAGG CTTTGGCACGAGAAGGGTCTCAACCTATACTTGGTACCATACGGCTGTGTGGCTACTGGCTGTCAGGCAGGAGTAATTGAAGTGGTCCCACATGCAGAGACTATAGCAAGG ATTCAATTAAAGGCAGATGAAGAGAAAACTCTCCTTGAACGATGTTTGAGAAACTCTACATTAAAAGAAGATACGATCACTGAATGGCTAAAAGG ATCTGCTAGTTGGAGAACTGtatcacagcaacaaattgTTGATAAATTTGTTCTCTCATGCGCTGGATATTGTATAGCTACATATGTGCTG GGAATTGGTGATCGGCACAGTGACAACATCATGTTGAAGTCAGATGGCAATTTGTTTCATATTGATTTTGGCCACTTTCTGGgaaacaaaaaatatttcaGAGTG GCAGGTCAGAAAATAATAAAGAGGGAACGTGTCCCATTTGTTCTCACTCCTGATTTTGTTCACGTAATGGGAGGAAAG GATGGCATTGCTTTCAGAAAGTTTCGGCAGACTTGTTCTGAGGCTTATGCTCATCTTCGGTCACAAACACATCTCTTTATCAATCTGTTTCACATG ATGATCCCTTCTGGGATGAAGGAACTTAGTCGAGCTGAGGATATTGAATATCTCCGCAATGCGCTGTGTGCTGGTCAATGTGACCTGATGGCTGAGGAGCATATTCGTAGTCAGATAAATCGTTGCGTACAAGATGGTTGGAAAACAACTGTTGATTGGTGGTTTCATTACTGGTCTGCCAGAAAGTAG
- the LOC134197040 gene encoding phosphatidylinositol 4,5-bisphosphate 3-kinase catalytic subunit gamma isoform-like isoform X2 has product MEAAAEAAEGESSFSSTISDNSSLSESHSNSKTRRLTSSVTSHDSHLRSRPLSLPAQSFNNLQTETTQNNSVRAASFSYRGSVCKPNFQIRSYSSVVFSVQSKRIEFILPDQNSLIIENCSGNWTVGQVKDKVWKLLESAGLLESLQNHTLTNYRDEYVLKYHLKGDVYELFDNLQLMQTLKIYPLWLEDNSTPGQLFIAKKQQKTDEDKHCDLTIGYIMDMDLRNIFLTSDPELAWTRRILVSVCEEAVKTRDLMQYAMEPDTLSIAPPSHVCKKCPDNEIEIELYFGKEALDLSKISQKFNITTKADSIVQEAFSYYQEQGLASGLIDEWTLKLCGYEDYVWGDHEILTFRRIQWLLIKDITICITLVRKPDLSANRLPNMTKMDMVDNNSYLGGLHEHLTATQKKPEDVFIMSMWDITHNFRIKVIGINGLEMPSTEGCDHDVIVGNVFVEAALYHGGVPLTTCLSSIEYPFKPNIYFHQWLRSDIQVKNIPKTARLCLVVKAHIQGCSNPVPVYRANLQLLDHRGVLRRGLINLPLWPVTELANLINLKKVTVDSGMQPSGPVTPNPSSKAPILYIQLHSYAHPVVCPHSGNPCGGDSSALRNPTKNQPPKGTPMEQMLMDIVQSDALTMLDDTQRDLVETYRHYLCKKYPDALPKYLLSVKWSDLHNVLEAQKLLEEWKQPISLELLDYHFADENVRCCAVKRLQQLHNDELQLYLLQLVQVLKFEPYNDNPLVRFLLTRALQSKKIGYRFFWFLASEMSTPEYQCRFGVILEAYLRYCGVGMLEELYKQRQAIKAFNLVALRLKKFLEPKGCNRMVGSEYVRNELFSALKKRDLPSSFLLHYNSSIRVGKLNIRACKHMNSKKKPLWLEFENMDPSAKSSAPIGIIFKHGDDLRQDMLALQTLMLMERLWHEKGLNLYLVPYGCVATGCQAGVIEVVPHAETIARIQLKADEEKTLLERCLRNSTLKEDTITEWLKGSASWRTVSQQQIVDKFVLSCAGYCIATYVLGIGDRHSDNIMLKSDGNLFHIDFGHFLGNKKYFRVAGQKIIKRERVPFVLTPDFVHVMGGKDGIAFRKFRQTCSEAYAHLRSQTHLFINLFHMMIPSGMKELSRAEDIEYLRNALCAGQCDLMAEEHIRSQINRCVQDGWKTTVDWWFHYWSARK; this is encoded by the exons ATGGAGGCAGCCGCTGAGGCTGCAGAAGGGGAATCATCATTTAGCAGTACTATCAGCGATAATTCTAGCTTGTCTGAGTCTCATTCTAATTCAAAGACTCGGAGACTGACATCAAGTGTTACATCACATGATTCTCACCTCAGAAGCAGGCCTTTGTCACTACCTGCACAGTCTTTCAACAACCTTCAAACAGAAACGACACAAAATAACAGTGTTAGAGCCGCAAGTTTCAGCTACAGAGGGTCAGTTTGCAAACCCAACTTCCAGATCAGAAGTTACAGTTCAGTTGTATTCTCTGTGCAG AGCAAACGTATTGAGTTCATTCTTCCTGACCAAAATAGCTTGATAATAGAAAATTGTTCAG GAAACTGGACAGTAGGACAAGTGAAAGATAAAGTTTGGAAATTATTAGA ATCAGCTGGTTTGTTGGAAAGCCTCCAGAATCATACCTTGACTAATTACAGAGATGAATATGTGTTGAAATATCATTTGAAGGGAGATGTGTATGAACTGTTTGACAATCTTCAGCTCAT GCAGACATTAAAAATTTATCCATTGTGGCTGGAAGATAACAGCACACCTGGTCAgctatttattgcaaaaaaGCAACAAAAAACAGATGAG GACAAGCACTGTGATCTGACGATTGGCTACATCATGGACATGGATCTACGTAACATTTTTCTTACGTCTGATCCAGAATTGGCATGGACACGTAGAATATTAGTCAG TGTTTGTGAGGAAGCAGTCAAAACTAGAGATCTAATGCAGTATGCCATGGAGCCCGACACACTCAGTATTGCACCACCATCACATGTCTGCAAGAAA TGTCCAGACaatgaaatagaaattgaaCTTTACTTTGGTAAAGAAGCACTTGATTTGAGCAAGATCTCCCAAAAGTTCAACA TCACTACAAAAGCCGACAGCATCGTACAAGAAGCATTTTCATATTACCAAGAGCAAGGCTTGGCATCAGG ATTAATAGATGAGTGGACTCTCAAACTATGTGGCTATGAAGACTACGTGTGGGGTGATCATGAAATCCTCACATTCAGACGTATTCAATG GTTGCTCATCAAAGACATTACCATTTGTATTACCCTTGTTAGGAAGCCTGATTTGTCTGCTAATCGTCTTCCCAATATGACAAAA ATGGACATGGTTGACAACAACTCATATCTTGGTGGCTTACATGAGCATCTCACAGCAACCCAAAAAAAGCCAGAAGATGTCTTCATCATGTCAATGTGGGACATCACACATAATTTCAG GATTAAAGTGATTGGAATCAATGGACTTGAGATGCCTTCTACTGAAGGCTGTGATCATGACGTGATAGTAGGTAATGTGTTTGTAGAAGCAGCTCTCTACCATGGTGGTGTTCCATTGACAACATGTTTGTCATCAATTGAATATCCATTTAAACCTAATATCTACTTTCATCAGTGGCTTAGATCAGACATCCAAGTAAAGAATATTCCAAAG ACAGCTCGTCTTTGTCTTGTTGTCAAAGCTCATATACAAGGTTGCTCTAACCCTGTTCCCGTCTACCGAGCCAATCTCCAGCTTCTAGATCATAG AGGTGTTTTGAGACGTGGTTTAATAAATCTGCCACTGTGGCCGGTTACTGAGCTAGCAAATTTGATCAATTTGAAAAAAGTTACTGTTGACTCTGGAATGCAACCCAGTGGACCTGTAACACCAAATCCATCTTCAAAAGCACCAATTCTCTATATTCAGCTTCATTCATATGCACATCCTGTGGTATGTCCTCACAGTGGCAACCCATGTGGCGGTGATTCATCTGC TTTACGCAACCCAACTAAAAACCAACCACCCAAAGGTACACCAATGGAACAAATGCTGATGGACATTGTACAATCAGATGCTCTGACAATG TTAGACGACACACAACGTGACTTGGTTGAGACATATCGTCACTACCTTTGTAAGAAATACCCAGAT GCCCTTCCAAAGTATCTACTATCTGTCAAATGGTCTGACCTACACAATGTACTTGAAGCACAAAAATTATTAGAAGAATGGAAGCAGCCCATTTCATTAGAG CTTCTTGATTACCACTTTGCAGATGAGAATGTACGATGTTGTGCAGTCAAGCGGCTACAGCAACTTCACAATGATGAACTTCAACTATATTTGCTTCAATTAGTTCAG GTTCTAAAATTTGAACCCTACAACGATAATCCTTTAGTCCGATTTCTGCTGACGAGAGCACTGCAAAGCAAGAAGATTGGCTACCGCTTCTTCTGGTTTCTTGCTTCAGAAATGAGTACACCTGAGTATCAATGTAGATTTGGAGTGATATTAGAAGCTTATCTGAGATACTGTGGAGTTGGGATGCTG GAAGAACTATACAAACAGCGCCAAGCCATCAAGGCATTCAATTTAGTGGCATTACGCCTAAAGAAATTTTTG GAGCCTAAAGGTTGCAACCGCATGGTTGGAAGTGAATATGTACGAAACGAGTTGTTTTCTGCTCTCAAGAAGCGAGATCTACCAAGTTCCTTCCTACTTCACTATAACAGCAG CATTCGTGTCGGGAAGTTGAATATCAGAGCTTGCAAACACATGAATTCAAAAAAG AAGCCTTTGTGGCTCGAGTTTGAAAATATGGATCCATCTGCAAAGTCATCTGCTCCAATTGGCATTATTTTCAAACACGGTGACGATCTCCGGCAAGACATGCTTGCTCTGCAAACGCTGATGTTGATGGAAAGG CTTTGGCACGAGAAGGGTCTCAACCTATACTTGGTACCATACGGCTGTGTGGCTACTGGCTGTCAGGCAGGAGTAATTGAAGTGGTCCCACATGCAGAGACTATAGCAAGG ATTCAATTAAAGGCAGATGAAGAGAAAACTCTCCTTGAACGATGTTTGAGAAACTCTACATTAAAAGAAGATACGATCACTGAATGGCTAAAAGG ATCTGCTAGTTGGAGAACTGtatcacagcaacaaattgTTGATAAATTTGTTCTCTCATGCGCTGGATATTGTATAGCTACATATGTGCTG GGAATTGGTGATCGGCACAGTGACAACATCATGTTGAAGTCAGATGGCAATTTGTTTCATATTGATTTTGGCCACTTTCTGGgaaacaaaaaatatttcaGAGTG GCAGGTCAGAAAATAATAAAGAGGGAACGTGTCCCATTTGTTCTCACTCCTGATTTTGTTCACGTAATGGGAGGAAAG GATGGCATTGCTTTCAGAAAGTTTCGGCAGACTTGTTCTGAGGCTTATGCTCATCTTCGGTCACAAACACATCTCTTTATCAATCTGTTTCACATG ATGATCCCTTCTGGGATGAAGGAACTTAGTCGAGCTGAGGATATTGAATATCTCCGCAATGCGCTGTGTGCTGGTCAATGTGACCTGATGGCTGAGGAGCATATTCGTAGTCAGATAAATCGTTGCGTACAAGATGGTTGGAAAACAACTGTTGATTGGTGGTTTCATTACTGGTCTGCCAGAAAGTAG
- the LOC134197040 gene encoding phosphatidylinositol 4,5-bisphosphate 3-kinase catalytic subunit gamma isoform-like isoform X3 produces MQTLKIYPLWLEDNSTPGQLFIAKKQQKTDEDKHCDLTIGYIMDMDLRNIFLTSDPELAWTRRILVSVCEEAVKTRDLMQYAMEPDTLSIAPPSHVCKKCPDNEIEIELYFGKEALDLSKISQKFNITTKADSIVQEAFSYYQEQGLASGLIDEWTLKLCGYEDYVWGDHEILTFRRIQWLLIKDITICITLVRKPDLSANRLPNMTKMDMVDNNSYLGGLHEHLTATQKKPEDVFIMSMWDITHNFRIKVIGINGLEMPSTEGCDHDVIVGNVFVEAALYHGGVPLTTCLSSIEYPFKPNIYFHQWLRSDIQVKNIPKTARLCLVVKAHIQGCSNPVPVYRANLQLLDHRGVLRRGLINLPLWPVTELANLINLKKVTVDSGMQPSGPVTPNPSSKAPILYIQLHSYAHPVVCPHSGNPCGGDSSALRNPTKNQPPKGTPMEQMLMDIVQSDALTMLDDTQRDLVETYRHYLCKKYPDALPKYLLSVKWSDLHNVLEAQKLLEEWKQPISLETCLQLLDYHFADENVRCCAVKRLQQLHNDELQLYLLQLVQVLKFEPYNDNPLVRFLLTRALQSKKIGYRFFWFLASEMSTPEYQCRFGVILEAYLRYCGVGMLEELYKQRQAIKAFNLVALRLKKFLEPKGCNRMVGSEYVRNELFSALKKRDLPSSFLLHYNSSIRVGKLNIRACKHMNSKKKPLWLEFENMDPSAKSSAPIGIIFKHGDDLRQDMLALQTLMLMERLWHEKGLNLYLVPYGCVATGCQAGVIEVVPHAETIARIQLKADEEKTLLERCLRNSTLKEDTITEWLKGSASWRTVSQQQIVDKFVLSCAGYCIATYVLGIGDRHSDNIMLKSDGNLFHIDFGHFLGNKKYFRVAGQKIIKRERVPFVLTPDFVHVMGGKDGIAFRKFRQTCSEAYAHLRSQTHLFINLFHMMIPSGMKELSRAEDIEYLRNALCAGQCDLMAEEHIRSQINRCVQDGWKTTVDWWFHYWSARK; encoded by the exons AT GCAGACATTAAAAATTTATCCATTGTGGCTGGAAGATAACAGCACACCTGGTCAgctatttattgcaaaaaaGCAACAAAAAACAGATGAG GACAAGCACTGTGATCTGACGATTGGCTACATCATGGACATGGATCTACGTAACATTTTTCTTACGTCTGATCCAGAATTGGCATGGACACGTAGAATATTAGTCAG TGTTTGTGAGGAAGCAGTCAAAACTAGAGATCTAATGCAGTATGCCATGGAGCCCGACACACTCAGTATTGCACCACCATCACATGTCTGCAAGAAA TGTCCAGACaatgaaatagaaattgaaCTTTACTTTGGTAAAGAAGCACTTGATTTGAGCAAGATCTCCCAAAAGTTCAACA TCACTACAAAAGCCGACAGCATCGTACAAGAAGCATTTTCATATTACCAAGAGCAAGGCTTGGCATCAGG ATTAATAGATGAGTGGACTCTCAAACTATGTGGCTATGAAGACTACGTGTGGGGTGATCATGAAATCCTCACATTCAGACGTATTCAATG GTTGCTCATCAAAGACATTACCATTTGTATTACCCTTGTTAGGAAGCCTGATTTGTCTGCTAATCGTCTTCCCAATATGACAAAA ATGGACATGGTTGACAACAACTCATATCTTGGTGGCTTACATGAGCATCTCACAGCAACCCAAAAAAAGCCAGAAGATGTCTTCATCATGTCAATGTGGGACATCACACATAATTTCAG GATTAAAGTGATTGGAATCAATGGACTTGAGATGCCTTCTACTGAAGGCTGTGATCATGACGTGATAGTAGGTAATGTGTTTGTAGAAGCAGCTCTCTACCATGGTGGTGTTCCATTGACAACATGTTTGTCATCAATTGAATATCCATTTAAACCTAATATCTACTTTCATCAGTGGCTTAGATCAGACATCCAAGTAAAGAATATTCCAAAG ACAGCTCGTCTTTGTCTTGTTGTCAAAGCTCATATACAAGGTTGCTCTAACCCTGTTCCCGTCTACCGAGCCAATCTCCAGCTTCTAGATCATAG AGGTGTTTTGAGACGTGGTTTAATAAATCTGCCACTGTGGCCGGTTACTGAGCTAGCAAATTTGATCAATTTGAAAAAAGTTACTGTTGACTCTGGAATGCAACCCAGTGGACCTGTAACACCAAATCCATCTTCAAAAGCACCAATTCTCTATATTCAGCTTCATTCATATGCACATCCTGTGGTATGTCCTCACAGTGGCAACCCATGTGGCGGTGATTCATCTGC TTTACGCAACCCAACTAAAAACCAACCACCCAAAGGTACACCAATGGAACAAATGCTGATGGACATTGTACAATCAGATGCTCTGACAATG TTAGACGACACACAACGTGACTTGGTTGAGACATATCGTCACTACCTTTGTAAGAAATACCCAGAT GCCCTTCCAAAGTATCTACTATCTGTCAAATGGTCTGACCTACACAATGTACTTGAAGCACAAAAATTATTAGAAGAATGGAAGCAGCCCATTTCATTAGAG ACATGTCTGCAGCTTCTTGATTACCACTTTGCAGATGAGAATGTACGATGTTGTGCAGTCAAGCGGCTACAGCAACTTCACAATGATGAACTTCAACTATATTTGCTTCAATTAGTTCAG GTTCTAAAATTTGAACCCTACAACGATAATCCTTTAGTCCGATTTCTGCTGACGAGAGCACTGCAAAGCAAGAAGATTGGCTACCGCTTCTTCTGGTTTCTTGCTTCAGAAATGAGTACACCTGAGTATCAATGTAGATTTGGAGTGATATTAGAAGCTTATCTGAGATACTGTGGAGTTGGGATGCTG GAAGAACTATACAAACAGCGCCAAGCCATCAAGGCATTCAATTTAGTGGCATTACGCCTAAAGAAATTTTTG GAGCCTAAAGGTTGCAACCGCATGGTTGGAAGTGAATATGTACGAAACGAGTTGTTTTCTGCTCTCAAGAAGCGAGATCTACCAAGTTCCTTCCTACTTCACTATAACAGCAG CATTCGTGTCGGGAAGTTGAATATCAGAGCTTGCAAACACATGAATTCAAAAAAG AAGCCTTTGTGGCTCGAGTTTGAAAATATGGATCCATCTGCAAAGTCATCTGCTCCAATTGGCATTATTTTCAAACACGGTGACGATCTCCGGCAAGACATGCTTGCTCTGCAAACGCTGATGTTGATGGAAAGG CTTTGGCACGAGAAGGGTCTCAACCTATACTTGGTACCATACGGCTGTGTGGCTACTGGCTGTCAGGCAGGAGTAATTGAAGTGGTCCCACATGCAGAGACTATAGCAAGG ATTCAATTAAAGGCAGATGAAGAGAAAACTCTCCTTGAACGATGTTTGAGAAACTCTACATTAAAAGAAGATACGATCACTGAATGGCTAAAAGG ATCTGCTAGTTGGAGAACTGtatcacagcaacaaattgTTGATAAATTTGTTCTCTCATGCGCTGGATATTGTATAGCTACATATGTGCTG GGAATTGGTGATCGGCACAGTGACAACATCATGTTGAAGTCAGATGGCAATTTGTTTCATATTGATTTTGGCCACTTTCTGGgaaacaaaaaatatttcaGAGTG GCAGGTCAGAAAATAATAAAGAGGGAACGTGTCCCATTTGTTCTCACTCCTGATTTTGTTCACGTAATGGGAGGAAAG GATGGCATTGCTTTCAGAAAGTTTCGGCAGACTTGTTCTGAGGCTTATGCTCATCTTCGGTCACAAACACATCTCTTTATCAATCTGTTTCACATG ATGATCCCTTCTGGGATGAAGGAACTTAGTCGAGCTGAGGATATTGAATATCTCCGCAATGCGCTGTGTGCTGGTCAATGTGACCTGATGGCTGAGGAGCATATTCGTAGTCAGATAAATCGTTGCGTACAAGATGGTTGGAAAACAACTGTTGATTGGTGGTTTCATTACTGGTCTGCCAGAAAGTAG